A genomic window from Streptomyces sp. MST-110588 includes:
- a CDS encoding MFS transporter, producing MSTGSGADSAPAPNSHHDSADAAGHGTADAPRTSTTRKGTPRKGTFSSLRVRNYRLFATGQVVSNTGTWMQRIAQDWLVLSLTGSSAAVGITTALQFLPMLLFGLYGGVLADRVSKRKLLLITQTAMGLTGLFLAVLTLTGHVQVWHVYAMATVLGLITVVDNPSRQAFVVEMVGPRDLPNAVSLNSANFQSARLIGPAVAGALITAVGSGWAFLLNGLSFVAPVAALLMMRTGELHRIERAPRGKGQLREGLRYVAGRPDLIWPIVLVGFIGTFGFNFPIWLTAFVDRVFHADAGTYGLLNTLMAAGSLAGALLAARRGTSRLRLLVGAALAFGTLEIAAALAPSFWGFALLLVPIGMFGLTINVTANSSVQLATDPAMRGRVMSLFMMVFMGGTPLGAPLVGWITDAYGARTGFLAGGLVSVAAAAGVGLMLARVGGLRLKIDLRRGHRHVAFVPRAENEPAPEKLAAAA from the coding sequence TTGAGTACGGGATCCGGAGCAGACTCCGCCCCCGCACCGAACTCCCACCACGACTCCGCCGACGCCGCCGGCCACGGCACCGCGGACGCCCCGCGCACGAGCACCACACGCAAGGGCACCCCGCGCAAGGGCACCTTCAGCTCCCTGCGCGTACGCAACTACCGGCTGTTCGCCACCGGACAGGTCGTCTCCAACACCGGCACCTGGATGCAGCGCATCGCCCAGGACTGGCTGGTCCTGAGCCTGACCGGCTCCTCCGCCGCCGTCGGCATCACCACCGCGCTGCAGTTCCTGCCCATGCTGCTCTTCGGGCTGTACGGAGGCGTCCTCGCCGACCGGGTGTCCAAGCGCAAGCTGCTGCTGATCACCCAGACGGCGATGGGCCTGACCGGCCTGTTCCTCGCCGTCCTCACCCTCACCGGCCACGTCCAGGTCTGGCACGTCTACGCGATGGCCACCGTCCTCGGCCTGATCACGGTCGTGGACAACCCCTCCCGGCAGGCATTCGTCGTGGAGATGGTCGGCCCCCGGGACCTGCCCAACGCCGTCAGCCTGAACTCCGCCAACTTCCAGTCGGCCCGGCTGATCGGCCCCGCCGTGGCCGGCGCGCTGATCACCGCCGTGGGCAGCGGCTGGGCGTTCCTGCTCAACGGCCTGTCCTTCGTCGCGCCGGTCGCCGCCCTGCTGATGATGCGCACCGGCGAGCTGCACCGGATCGAGCGCGCGCCGCGCGGCAAGGGGCAGCTCCGTGAGGGCCTGCGCTATGTCGCCGGCCGGCCGGACCTGATCTGGCCGATCGTCCTGGTCGGCTTCATCGGCACCTTCGGCTTCAACTTCCCGATCTGGCTGACGGCCTTCGTCGACCGCGTCTTCCACGCCGACGCCGGTACGTACGGCCTGCTCAACACGCTGATGGCGGCCGGTTCGCTGGCCGGCGCGCTGCTCGCGGCGCGGCGCGGCACCTCGCGGCTGCGACTGCTGGTGGGCGCGGCGCTGGCCTTCGGGACCCTGGAGATCGCCGCCGCGCTGGCGCCGTCCTTCTGGGGCTTCGCGCTGCTGCTCGTCCCGATCGGGATGTTCGGCCTGACGATCAACGTCACGGCCAACTCCAGCGTGCAGTTGGCGACCGACCCCGCGATGCGCGGACGGGTGATGAGCCTGTTCATGATGGTCTTCATGGGCGGTACGCCGCTGGGCGCGCCGCTGGTCGGCTGGATCACCGACGCCTACGGGGCGCGCACCGGCTTTTTGGCCGGCGGGCTGGTCTCGGTCGCCGCGGCGGCGGGGGTCGGCCTGATGCTCGCCCGGGTGGGCGGCCTCCGGCTGAAGATCGATCTGCGCCGTGGCCACCGGCATGTGGCGTTCGTGCCGCGGGCGGAGAACGAGCCCGCGCCGGAGAAGCTCGCGGCAGCCGCGTAA
- a CDS encoding MarR family transcriptional regulator yields the protein MPELSFPQPVGWEVPDDAAAVNALRSAVMRLSRRLKHQRVDESLSPTEMSVLGTLARCGRATPGELARKEHVQPPSMTRIVAMLEAKGLVRLEPHPDDRRQKVVTQTEEAEAMLEESRRRRNAWLTELASGLDEEEWAALRAAAPVLEKLAQL from the coding sequence ATGCCGGAACTGTCCTTCCCCCAGCCGGTCGGCTGGGAGGTGCCCGACGACGCCGCCGCGGTGAACGCCCTGCGGTCCGCCGTGATGCGGCTGTCCCGTCGGCTCAAGCACCAGCGGGTCGACGAGTCGCTCAGCCCCACGGAGATGTCGGTGCTGGGCACCCTCGCCCGCTGCGGCCGTGCCACGCCGGGCGAGCTGGCCCGCAAGGAACACGTACAGCCGCCGTCGATGACCCGCATCGTGGCGATGCTGGAGGCCAAGGGGCTGGTCCGGCTGGAACCGCACCCCGACGACCGGCGCCAGAAGGTCGTCACCCAGACCGAAGAAGCCGAGGCGATGCTCGAAGAGAGCCGCCGCCGGCGCAACGCATGGCTGACCGAGCTGGCCTCCGGGCTCGACGAGGAGGAGTGGGCCGCACTGCGGGCCGCGGCCCCCGTGCTGGAGAAGCTCGCCCAGCTATAA
- a CDS encoding NCS2 family permease: MSPSATKPVDTAKIPGPQQPKGGLDRFFKISERGSTVSRELRGGLATFFAMAYIVVLNPIILGAGQDKFGHHLDNAQLVTATALMAGLSIILMGVIGNVPIAVAAGLGINAVVSLQLAPKMSWPDAMGMVVLAGLVLMILVASGLRQRVMDAIPGGLRRAIAIGIGLFIALVGLVDAGFVSRNPDAAHTTVPLALGQGGQLQGWPVLVFVVGLALMFVLTVRKVKGAILIGMVAMAVAAVIINSVATIPDASWGLAVPNVPDKIVGAPDFGLIGQISLFGGFKEVGVLTGCLFVFTVLLSGFFDAMGTIIGVGEEAGLTDKNGNLPGMGRILMVDGIAVAAGGAGSASANTCFVESTAGVGEGARTGLANLVTGGLFLLALVFTPLATVVPSQAATPALLVVGFLIMSANIKDIDWSDFTIAIPAFLTMIAMPFTYSITNGIGMGVLAFILLRTATGRFKEIPWLLNAVGLCFLVYFLLNPIEQALGVK; this comes from the coding sequence ATGTCCCCCTCGGCCACCAAGCCGGTCGACACCGCCAAGATCCCGGGTCCGCAGCAGCCGAAAGGCGGGCTGGACCGCTTCTTCAAGATTTCCGAGCGGGGGTCGACGGTCTCCCGTGAGCTGCGCGGCGGCCTCGCCACGTTCTTCGCGATGGCGTACATCGTCGTGCTGAATCCGATCATCCTCGGCGCCGGCCAGGACAAGTTCGGACACCACCTGGACAACGCCCAACTCGTCACGGCCACCGCCCTGATGGCGGGGCTGTCCATCATCCTCATGGGCGTCATCGGCAACGTACCGATCGCCGTCGCCGCCGGGCTCGGCATCAACGCGGTCGTCTCGCTCCAGCTCGCCCCCAAGATGAGCTGGCCGGACGCGATGGGCATGGTCGTGCTCGCCGGTCTGGTGCTGATGATCCTGGTCGCCTCCGGCCTGCGGCAGCGCGTCATGGACGCGATCCCCGGCGGGCTGCGGCGTGCCATCGCGATCGGCATCGGCCTGTTCATCGCGCTGGTCGGGCTGGTCGACGCGGGCTTCGTCAGCCGCAACCCGGACGCCGCGCACACCACCGTGCCGCTGGCGCTGGGACAGGGCGGCCAGCTCCAGGGCTGGCCGGTGCTGGTGTTCGTCGTCGGTCTCGCGCTGATGTTCGTGCTGACCGTACGGAAGGTCAAGGGCGCGATCCTGATCGGCATGGTCGCGATGGCGGTCGCCGCCGTGATCATCAACTCCGTGGCCACGATCCCGGACGCGAGCTGGGGCCTGGCCGTGCCCAACGTGCCGGACAAGATCGTCGGCGCGCCCGACTTCGGGCTCATCGGGCAGATCAGCCTGTTCGGCGGCTTCAAGGAAGTCGGCGTGCTGACCGGCTGCCTGTTCGTCTTCACGGTGCTGCTCTCGGGCTTCTTCGACGCGATGGGCACGATCATCGGCGTCGGCGAGGAGGCCGGGCTGACCGACAAGAACGGCAACCTGCCGGGCATGGGCCGGATCCTGATGGTGGACGGCATCGCGGTCGCGGCCGGCGGTGCCGGCTCGGCCTCCGCCAACACCTGCTTCGTGGAGTCCACGGCCGGCGTCGGGGAGGGGGCCCGTACGGGGCTGGCGAACCTCGTCACCGGCGGCCTGTTCCTGCTCGCCCTGGTCTTCACCCCGCTGGCGACCGTGGTGCCCTCGCAGGCCGCCACGCCCGCGCTGCTGGTCGTCGGCTTCCTGATCATGTCGGCGAACATCAAGGACATCGACTGGAGCGACTTCACGATCGCGATTCCCGCGTTCCTGACGATGATCGCGATGCCGTTCACCTACAGCATCACCAACGGCATCGGCATGGGCGTGCTGGCCTTCATCCTGCTGCGCACGGCCACCGGCCGGTTCAAGGAGATCCCGTGGCTGCTGAACGCCGTCGGGCTCTGCTTCCTGGTGTACTTCCTGCTCAACCCGATCGAGCAGGCGCTGGGCGTGAAGTAG
- a CDS encoding DUF2530 domain-containing protein, whose amino-acid sequence MWKKSELREAPAPLEGPVVGTITGGTIIWFVLFLAQLPFYGWFADNHHTWWVWTCLAGGSLGLLGIWYVRKRDAAIKRAAAQAADRLPDRADAS is encoded by the coding sequence ATGTGGAAGAAGTCCGAGCTGCGTGAGGCCCCGGCGCCTCTTGAGGGCCCCGTCGTCGGCACGATCACCGGCGGCACGATCATCTGGTTCGTGCTCTTCCTCGCCCAGCTCCCCTTCTACGGCTGGTTCGCCGACAACCACCACACCTGGTGGGTGTGGACGTGCCTGGCCGGCGGCAGCCTCGGACTGCTGGGCATCTGGTACGTACGCAAGCGCGACGCCGCCATCAAGCGCGCCGCGGCACAGGCGGCGGACCGGCTGCCGGACCGCGCGGACGCGTCCTGA
- a CDS encoding HAD-IC family P-type ATPase: MTQRARTEVEGPGTGGGPAARQDAGDQPRHPGLSADEVAERVSRGEVNDVPVRSSRSTSDIVRSNVFTRFNAIIGVLFVIILIVGPIQDGLFGFVIVANTGIGIVQELRAKKTLDSLAVIGEARPKVRRDGETAEIPTSEVVLGDVIELGPGDKVIVDGEVLETDGLEVDESLLTGEADPVLKKTGETLMSGSFVVAGGGAFTATKVGREAYAARLAEEASRFTLVHSELRTGISKILKYVTWMMVPTAIGLILSHLFTLNMPGDAAVRRMVAGIVPMIPEGLVLLTSVAFAVGVIRLGHKQCLVQELPAIEGLARVDVVCLDKTGTLTEGGMDVGELRTLNSCDEQRIKEVLGALGASDPRPNASLQAIIDAYPDSGRWHRTDALPFSSARKYSGAALREADGDGGAGGKDGADGQSTTWLLGAPDVLLPSGDPALADTEELNAQGLRVLLLARTDRGLKDPDVAREVEPAALVVLEQRLRPDAAETLRYFEEQGVQAKVISGDNAVSVGAVAGKLGLPGAGSTVDARELPSEKDEMAGALEDATVFGRVTPQQKREMVGALQSRGHTVAMTGDGVNDVLALKDADIGVSMGAGSEATRAVAQIVLLDNSFATLPSVVAEGRRVIGNITRVATLFLTKTVYSVLLAILVACWQIPYPYLPRHLTLLSTLTIGVPAFFLALAPNKERAKPHFVRRVMRYSVPSGLITGVAAFVTYMIARAHYTGPDALPAETSAATLTLFLAAMWVLAIIARPYTWWRIGLVLAMAAGFLVVLVTPWLQHFFALRLVGTTMPWAAVGIAAVTAVALEFTWRWTARRFPD; encoded by the coding sequence ATGACGCAGCGGGCGAGGACCGAAGTCGAGGGCCCCGGAACGGGCGGCGGACCGGCCGCCCGCCAGGACGCCGGCGATCAGCCGCGACACCCCGGCCTGAGCGCCGACGAGGTCGCCGAGCGGGTCTCCAGAGGCGAGGTCAACGACGTCCCCGTACGTTCCTCGCGCTCCACCTCCGACATCGTCCGCTCCAACGTCTTCACCCGCTTCAACGCCATCATCGGCGTACTGTTCGTGATCATCCTGATCGTCGGGCCGATCCAGGACGGGCTGTTCGGCTTCGTCATCGTCGCCAACACCGGCATCGGCATCGTCCAGGAACTGCGCGCCAAGAAGACCCTGGACAGCCTCGCCGTCATCGGTGAGGCCAGACCGAAGGTACGGCGCGACGGCGAGACGGCCGAGATCCCCACCTCCGAGGTCGTCCTCGGCGACGTGATCGAACTCGGGCCCGGCGACAAGGTGATCGTCGACGGCGAGGTGCTGGAGACCGACGGCCTGGAGGTCGACGAGTCCCTGCTGACCGGCGAGGCCGACCCCGTACTGAAGAAGACCGGCGAGACCCTGATGTCCGGCAGCTTCGTCGTGGCGGGCGGCGGCGCGTTCACCGCGACCAAGGTCGGGCGCGAGGCGTACGCGGCCCGGCTCGCCGAGGAGGCGTCGCGCTTCACCCTCGTCCACTCCGAGCTGCGTACCGGCATCAGCAAGATCCTCAAGTACGTGACGTGGATGATGGTCCCCACCGCGATCGGCCTCATCCTCAGCCACCTGTTCACGCTGAACATGCCCGGTGACGCCGCCGTACGCCGGATGGTCGCCGGCATCGTCCCGATGATCCCCGAGGGGCTGGTCCTGCTCACCTCCGTGGCCTTCGCCGTCGGCGTGATCCGGCTCGGCCACAAACAGTGCCTGGTCCAGGAGCTGCCCGCGATCGAGGGGCTGGCCCGGGTCGACGTGGTCTGCCTGGACAAGACCGGCACACTGACCGAGGGCGGCATGGACGTCGGCGAACTGCGGACGCTGAACTCCTGCGACGAGCAGCGGATCAAGGAGGTGCTGGGCGCCCTCGGCGCGTCCGACCCACGCCCCAACGCCTCCCTCCAGGCGATCATCGACGCCTACCCCGACTCCGGCCGGTGGCACCGCACCGACGCGCTCCCCTTCTCCTCGGCCCGCAAGTACAGCGGCGCGGCCCTGCGCGAGGCCGACGGGGACGGCGGGGCCGGCGGAAAGGACGGAGCCGACGGGCAGAGCACCACCTGGCTCCTGGGCGCCCCCGACGTCCTGCTGCCCTCCGGCGACCCGGCGCTGGCGGACACCGAGGAGCTCAACGCCCAGGGCCTGCGGGTACTGCTGCTGGCCCGCACCGACCGTGGCCTCAAGGACCCGGACGTGGCGCGGGAGGTGGAGCCCGCCGCGCTGGTCGTCCTCGAACAGCGGCTGCGACCCGACGCCGCCGAGACGCTGCGCTACTTCGAGGAGCAGGGCGTCCAGGCCAAGGTCATCTCCGGCGACAACGCGGTCTCGGTGGGCGCGGTGGCCGGCAAGCTCGGGCTGCCGGGCGCCGGGTCGACCGTGGACGCCCGCGAACTGCCCTCCGAAAAGGACGAGATGGCGGGTGCGCTGGAGGACGCCACGGTCTTCGGCCGGGTCACCCCGCAGCAGAAGCGGGAGATGGTCGGGGCGCTCCAGTCACGCGGCCACACCGTCGCGATGACCGGCGACGGCGTGAACGACGTACTCGCCCTGAAGGACGCGGACATCGGTGTCTCGATGGGCGCGGGCTCCGAAGCGACCCGGGCCGTCGCCCAGATCGTGCTGCTGGACAACAGCTTCGCCACCCTGCCCTCGGTGGTCGCCGAGGGCCGCCGGGTCATCGGCAACATCACCCGCGTGGCCACGCTCTTCCTGACCAAGACGGTCTACTCGGTGCTGCTGGCCATCCTGGTCGCCTGCTGGCAGATCCCCTACCCCTACCTGCCCCGGCACCTGACGCTGCTGTCGACCCTGACCATCGGCGTCCCGGCGTTCTTCCTGGCGCTGGCCCCCAACAAGGAGCGCGCCAAGCCGCACTTCGTCCGGCGGGTGATGCGCTACTCGGTCCCCTCGGGCCTGATCACGGGCGTCGCCGCCTTCGTCACGTACATGATCGCCCGCGCCCATTACACCGGCCCCGACGCGCTGCCGGCCGAGACCAGCGCGGCGACACTGACCCTCTTCCTCGCCGCCATGTGGGTCCTGGCGATCATCGCCCGCCCCTACACCTGGTGGCGCATCGGTCTGGTGCTGGCGATGGCGGCGGGTTTCCTGGTCGTGCTGGTCACGCCCTGGCTCCAGCACTTCTTCGCCCTGCGGCTGGTCGGCACCACCATGCCGTGGGCAGCGGTGGGCATCGCCGCCGTGACGGCGGTCGCGCTGGAGTTCACCTGGCGCTGGACGGCCCGCAGGTTCCCGGACTGA
- a CDS encoding calcium-binding protein: MRKSASVAVLASTAALCALAAPAAHADKMKGDTRITNLTVNGGKDVVVGAGDKSVKVSFKATDRSGIYRQYGGVGLQLWRGTALKKAQAAIRADLKCSYTRTSATCSATVKLGALYPLYKNELAGTWKVHAWAIGNDGDIWQKFSAKTFSVKRAASMSAAATPKPAKKGQDVTVSGSLKRVDWRNGQYSAYGHQNATLQFRKKGAKAITNVKTAKAAANGSVKLNVKASASGDYRWSVAGNVTTQAVTSGWIYVEVR; encoded by the coding sequence ATGCGCAAGAGCGCGTCCGTCGCCGTGCTCGCTTCGACCGCCGCCCTGTGTGCGCTGGCCGCTCCGGCCGCGCACGCCGACAAGATGAAGGGCGACACCCGGATCACCAACCTGACCGTCAACGGCGGCAAGGACGTGGTGGTCGGGGCCGGCGACAAGTCCGTCAAGGTCTCGTTCAAGGCCACGGACCGTTCGGGCATCTACCGCCAGTACGGCGGTGTGGGTCTCCAGCTCTGGCGCGGCACCGCCTTGAAGAAGGCCCAGGCCGCGATCCGGGCCGACCTGAAGTGCTCCTACACGCGTACGTCCGCCACCTGCTCGGCGACCGTCAAGCTCGGAGCGCTCTACCCGCTGTACAAGAACGAGCTGGCCGGCACCTGGAAGGTGCACGCCTGGGCCATCGGCAACGACGGTGACATCTGGCAGAAGTTCTCCGCGAAGACCTTCTCGGTCAAGCGTGCCGCCTCCATGTCGGCCGCCGCCACCCCGAAGCCCGCGAAGAAGGGCCAGGACGTCACCGTCTCCGGCTCGCTCAAGCGGGTGGACTGGAGGAACGGCCAGTACTCCGCGTACGGCCACCAGAACGCCACGCTCCAGTTCCGCAAGAAGGGCGCCAAGGCGATCACCAACGTCAAGACCGCCAAGGCCGCCGCGAACGGCTCCGTGAAGCTCAACGTCAAGGCGAGCGCGTCCGGTGACTACCGCTGGTCCGTGGCCGGCAACGTCACGACCCAGGCCGTCACTTCGGGCTGGATCTACGTCGAGGTCCGCTGA
- a CDS encoding molecular chaperone Hsp90 — protein sequence MGENVSEPVSADPFGTARLRRGVLDAWAASPARFREDANAEEDLALGGYRDRLAVELAQNASDAAARAGVPGRLRLTLHPAQGNDPAVLVASNTGAPLDATGVESLSTLRASAKREEGTVTPVGRFGVGFSAVLAVSDEPALIGRTGGVRWSLAEARELTHAVAAHSPGLGGELRRRDGHVPLLRLPLPAEGSAPDGYDTAVVLPLRDAAAQDLAMRLLAGIDDALLLTLPGLAEVVVETPEGVRELRRSQDGPHVLIEDSERGATRWRVARRGGALTPELLAGRPVEERLRPVWSVTWAVPVDGDGAPLRPTTAPVVHAPTPTDEPHGLPGLLIASFPLEPTRRHVAPGRLADFLVERAAETYTELLGAWEPVSAGLLDLVPGPLGKSELDGSLRRLVLEQLPRVRFLPSAAAVGGATDGAVADGGAADAGVAEEAGERADWDGERAQERPHVLRPVDAELAEGAGAATVAVLAELFPSLLPAGLERRSELRSLGVARVPLGEIIDRLAGVERSPGWWWRLYDSLAGTDPDRLSGLPVPLAGSVGGEPEAYEETGAAGEPAIRPGGGVRTVIGPRQVLLPVPGDGAEPNGGAGPDDPAARHRTLARLGLKVAHPDAVHPLLEKLGATPATPRAVLTTPQVRAAVAASLDAEEDFGFFADGPADGPADGPVGAEELAETVLGLVREANLAPGDEPWLGALALPDEDGELAPAGELVFPGSDFERVIREGELAAVDAELAERWGEQPLTAVGVLAGFTLVRAQDVVLDPDELEPREGDYTEPDDVGVLDAVDVWCEDVLDGLPETPVPPVATEIVAVRDLDLVDDDAWPQALAMLSRPPLRDALTAPVRVLLPDGTTESVRPYTAWWLRGHPVLDGRRPAGLRSAGGDPLLAGLYEAADAGEVDAQVLRALGVRTSVAALLEEPGGAAELLGRLADPEPEVAPGQLHALYGALAELDPEQVTLPDEVRAVVDGSVRVVDAARAVVADAPDVLPLAAGVPLLPVRPDRAAELAELFQVRRLSEVFAAPVRSEGTRHEVPDAVRELLGPAAPEAYMEHDELVVDGPEGRTELDWRREPDGTLHAATLEGVAAGLAWAAGQWPRRFEVAALLEDPERVDELAEARWFD from the coding sequence ATGGGAGAGAACGTGAGCGAACCGGTATCGGCAGACCCCTTCGGCACCGCACGGCTGCGGCGCGGCGTGCTGGACGCCTGGGCCGCCTCGCCGGCCCGGTTCCGGGAGGATGCCAATGCGGAGGAGGACCTCGCGCTCGGCGGGTACCGTGACCGCCTCGCCGTGGAGTTGGCGCAGAACGCCTCGGACGCCGCCGCCCGCGCCGGCGTCCCCGGCCGGCTGCGTCTGACGCTGCATCCGGCGCAGGGAAACGATCCCGCGGTGCTGGTCGCGTCGAACACCGGCGCGCCCCTGGACGCCACCGGCGTCGAGTCGCTGTCGACGCTGCGCGCCTCCGCGAAGCGCGAAGAGGGCACCGTCACGCCGGTGGGCCGCTTCGGTGTCGGCTTCTCGGCGGTGCTGGCGGTCAGTGACGAGCCCGCGCTCATCGGCCGTACGGGCGGTGTGCGCTGGTCGCTCGCCGAGGCCCGGGAGCTGACGCATGCCGTCGCCGCCCACAGCCCCGGCCTCGGCGGCGAGCTGCGCCGCCGGGACGGCCACGTACCGCTGCTGCGGCTTCCGCTGCCCGCCGAGGGCTCCGCCCCGGACGGCTACGACACCGCGGTGGTGCTGCCGCTGCGCGACGCCGCGGCGCAGGACCTGGCGATGCGGCTGCTGGCCGGCATCGACGACGCGCTGCTGCTGACGCTGCCGGGACTGGCCGAGGTGGTCGTCGAGACGCCGGAGGGCGTACGGGAGTTGCGGCGCAGCCAGGACGGGCCGCATGTGCTGATCGAGGACAGCGAGCGCGGCGCCACGCGCTGGCGGGTGGCGCGCCGGGGCGGGGCGCTGACGCCGGAGCTGCTGGCCGGGCGGCCGGTGGAGGAGCGGTTGCGGCCGGTGTGGTCGGTGACCTGGGCGGTGCCGGTGGACGGGGACGGCGCGCCGCTGCGGCCGACGACCGCGCCGGTGGTGCACGCGCCGACGCCCACGGACGAGCCGCACGGGCTGCCCGGGCTGCTGATCGCGTCCTTCCCGCTGGAGCCGACCCGCCGCCATGTCGCGCCCGGCCGGCTCGCGGATTTCCTGGTGGAGCGGGCGGCCGAGACGTACACGGAGCTGCTGGGCGCGTGGGAGCCGGTGTCGGCGGGGCTGCTCGACCTGGTGCCGGGGCCGCTGGGGAAGAGCGAACTGGACGGGAGCTTGCGCCGGTTGGTGCTGGAGCAACTGCCGCGGGTGCGGTTCCTGCCGAGCGCGGCGGCGGTCGGTGGGGCAACGGACGGTGCGGTGGCGGACGGCGGGGCGGCGGACGCCGGCGTCGCGGAGGAGGCCGGGGAGCGCGCGGACTGGGACGGGGAGCGGGCGCAGGAGAGGCCGCACGTCCTGCGGCCGGTGGACGCGGAGCTGGCCGAGGGAGCCGGGGCGGCGACGGTCGCGGTGCTGGCCGAGCTGTTCCCGAGTCTGCTGCCGGCCGGGCTGGAGCGGCGCTCCGAGCTGCGGTCCCTGGGGGTCGCCCGGGTACCGCTGGGCGAGATCATCGACCGGCTGGCGGGTGTCGAGCGCTCGCCCGGCTGGTGGTGGCGGCTGTACGACTCGCTGGCCGGCACCGACCCGGACCGGCTGAGCGGGCTGCCGGTGCCGCTGGCGGGTTCCGTGGGCGGGGAGCCGGAGGCGTACGAGGAGACGGGTGCGGCCGGGGAACCGGCGATCCGGCCGGGTGGCGGCGTACGGACCGTCATCGGTCCCCGTCAGGTGCTGCTGCCGGTTCCTGGCGACGGCGCGGAGCCGAACGGTGGGGCGGGCCCGGACGACCCGGCCGCCCGGCACCGTACGCTCGCCCGGCTGGGGCTGAAGGTGGCGCACCCCGACGCGGTGCATCCGCTGCTGGAGAAGCTGGGGGCGACCCCGGCCACGCCGCGCGCCGTGCTGACCACGCCGCAGGTGCGGGCGGCGGTGGCGGCGTCGCTGGACGCGGAGGAGGACTTCGGGTTCTTCGCGGACGGCCCGGCGGACGGCCCGGCGGACGGTCCGGTGGGGGCCGAGGAGCTGGCGGAGACCGTGCTCGGGCTGGTGCGGGAGGCGAACCTGGCGCCCGGTGACGAGCCGTGGCTGGGGGCGCTGGCGCTGCCGGACGAGGACGGCGAACTCGCGCCCGCGGGGGAGCTGGTCTTTCCGGGGAGCGACTTCGAGCGCGTCATCCGGGAGGGTGAACTGGCGGCGGTGGACGCGGAGCTGGCCGAGCGCTGGGGTGAGCAGCCGCTGACGGCCGTGGGCGTCCTGGCGGGCTTCACGCTCGTACGGGCCCAGGACGTGGTGCTGGACCCTGACGAGCTGGAGCCGCGCGAGGGGGACTACACCGAGCCGGACGACGTGGGCGTGCTGGACGCGGTGGACGTGTGGTGCGAGGACGTCCTGGACGGGCTGCCGGAGACCCCCGTGCCGCCGGTGGCGACCGAGATCGTCGCCGTACGGGACCTGGACCTGGTGGACGACGACGCCTGGCCGCAGGCGCTGGCCATGCTCTCCCGGCCGCCGCTGCGGGACGCGCTGACCGCGCCGGTGCGGGTGCTGCTGCCGGACGGGACGACCGAGTCCGTACGGCCCTATACCGCGTGGTGGCTGCGCGGGCACCCTGTCCTGGACGGCCGGCGCCCGGCGGGTCTGCGGTCCGCGGGCGGCGATCCGCTGCTGGCCGGGCTGTACGAGGCCGCGGACGCCGGCGAGGTGGACGCGCAGGTGCTGCGTGCCTTGGGTGTACGGACCTCGGTCGCCGCCCTGCTGGAGGAGCCGGGCGGCGCGGCGGAGCTGCTGGGCCGGCTGGCGGACCCGGAACCGGAGGTGGCGCCGGGGCAACTGCACGCGCTGTACGGCGCGCTGGCGGAGCTGGACCCGGAGCAGGTCACGCTGCCGGACGAGGTGCGCGCGGTGGTCGACGGGTCGGTGCGGGTGGTGGACGCGGCTCGGGCGGTGGTCGCCGACGCGCCGGACGTGCTGCCGCTGGCCGCCGGGGTGCCGCTGCTGCCCGTACGTCCGGACCGGGCCGCCGAGCTGGCGGAGCTGTTCCAGGTCCGGCGGCTGAGCGAGGTCTTCGCGGCGCCGGTGCGCTCGGAGGGGACGCGGCACGAGGTCCCGGACGCGGTCCGCGAACTGCTCGGCCCGGCCGCACCCGAGGCGTACATGGAGCACGACGAGCTGGTGGTGGACGGCCCGGAGGGGCGTACGGAGCTGGACTGGCGCCGGGAGCCGGACGGCACGTTGCACGCGGCGACCCTGGAGGGCGTCGCGGCGGGCCTGGCCTGGGCGGCCGGTCAGTGGCCGCGCCGTTTCGAGGTGGCCGCGCTGCTGGAGGACCCGGAGCGGGTGGACGAGCTGGCCGAGGCACGCTGGTTCGACTGA